Below is a window of Candidatus Binatia bacterium DNA.
GTGGGCTCGGAGATGTGTATAAGAGACAGGAGTTCAACCACACAGTACTGTACATGGTGCGCCGCCAAGAAAGTGTTGTGCAAGCGCGCATCGTGATCTGGATTGCCCTGCTGGCCTTAGCTCGAAAATTCATCGTGCTCGACATCAGCACGACGAGCCCCGAGCACATGTTCGGCCTTGCCGCCATTACAGTAGCCCTCGGTGTTACCCTATGGTTATCCGGCAGGGGGCAGACCGCGCCTTCGTCGAATGTCTGAACACCTAGCGGGTGAAACGTTAGTGCTGGTGGCGGCAAGCGCCATCGGCGTGTGGTTGTGCGCGCGCCTGCGCTTGCCGGTGGTGTTGGGCTACCTCCTCGCCGGGTTGGTGGTCGGACCGCACGGGATGCATTTCGTTGGCGAAACGTCCGGCGTGCGTTTTCTCGCCGAGTTGGGCGTGGTTTTTCTCATGTTCACCATTGGCCTGGATTTTTCCCTGACCACTCTGTGGGGGGCTCGACGGGCGGTGTTTGGTGCTGGCACGCTGCAGGTGGGTTTAACGACTCTCGCCGTTACACTCGGTAGTTTGCTCGCGGGCTTGGAGCTGGACCAAGCGATTTTGATTGGCGGCGCCGTCAGCATGTCCTCTACCGCTCTGGCCCTGAAGCAGCTCGGCGACCAAGGGGAACTGTTCACCCACTACGGTCGCATCGTGGTGGGCATCTTACTTTTTCAAGATTTGGCAACGTTGCCCTTCCTCGTGCTCGTTGGCCTGCGGGCCACCCCGACTCCCGTGGCTGGGTGGGAGATCGTGTCGGCCTTTGCCTTGGTCAGCGTCGCCATTCTGTTCGTGGCCGTTTTCGGCCGCCCGCTGTTGCATGGACTGCTGGGTACCGTGGCGCGGATGCGCTCGAACGAACTCATGTTGCTCACCGCGCTGCTGCTCGCGCTGGGCACCGGTTTTGCGGCGCGTGCTCTCGGGTTTTCCACGCCCATTGGCGCTTTTCTTGTCGGAATGGTTTTGGGCGAGACCGACTTCCGCCATCAGATCGAAGATGACGTCCGCCCGTTTCGGGAACTCTTTTTGGGCTTGTTTTTCGTTACCGTAGGCATGACGATCGACACGCCATCGTTTCTTTCTGCTTGGCCGAGCGTCCTCGGGTGCACGGCGCTGTTTATTGTGGGCAAGGCATTGTTAGTTGTCCTGGTTGGAACGTTCGCCCGCTGGTCGCGTGGAGTCGCCGTGCGCACCGCGTTGATCCTTGCTCACGGCGGAGAGTTTGGTCTCTTACTCTTGTCCGAGGCATTCCAAGGCGAGTTGCTGCCAGCGCAGGTCGCGCAGCCGTTGCTCGGCGGCCTGCTCCTCAGTATGGCCGTGGCCCCGTTTCTAATCGGGCGCAACGAGCAGCTCGCCCGCCGCCTCGCAAGAGTGCGGCCGTCGAGTGCCGAGGAGGACCAAGAAGCCTGGGTACAAGCGGAGCACGAGCGGCTCGAAGGGCATGTCCTGCTCTTGGGCTGCGGCCGCGTGGGTCGGCTGGTGGCGGCGGTGCTCGAAGCAGCCGAGGTGCCGTACTTAGCTTTCGAGTCAGACCCTGCGCGGTTTCAAGAAGCCAAGCGCCAAGGCCACCGTGTAATCCTCGCCGATGCCGGGCGTTTGCGGCTTTTGGACGCCGCGGGCGTGGCACGCTGCAAGCTCATCGTGATGACTTTCAGTTACCCGCGATTGGTCGAGCGCATCCTGCACCATGCCCGCGAGCGCAACCCGGCGGTGCCGGCGATTGTCAGCGCCAACGAAGAAACTGAGCTTCCGATGCTGGCGCAAGCTGGGGTAACCGCTGTGTTCCCAGAAAACCTGGCGGTTGGCCTGGCCTTGGGAAATCAGGCACTTTTGCTATTGGGCCGCTCGCACGAGGAGGCCGCGCGAGTGGTCACGGAGCTGCGCGCCTTGCTCAATCCGGAGTTAGCTGGCCACATCGGGGTGTAAGCCACAAGGGTCCGCTATGGTTGTCAAAACACGCACGTCCATGCATTTTGCCCTGGGGTCATGCCGTGCTGACAGGAAGGGCCCAGCGAGACTCTGAATCCAACGTCGAGAGGTTGATTGCATGACATCAGAACGCGACCGTAGAATCGTGTTGATTGCGCCCCCGGGGGCAGGCAAAAGCACGCAAGCCACACGCTTGGCAGAGCAGCTCGGAATTCCTTGGATTTCTACCGGGGAGCTGCTGCGTGCGGCCGTGCGCGACGGCACGCCTCTAGGACAAGCGGCCAGAGGGTATATGGACCGTGGGGAGATGGTGCCGGACGATGTGGTGATCGCACTCGTGCGCGAGCGACTGGCGAGCCCCGACTGTCAAAACGGCTTCATCTTGGATGGCTTTCCGCGCACGACCGCACAGGCCGAAGCTTTGCGCGCCGCTGGGGTGACCCTCGATTACGTGATTGAACTAGACCTCGACGACGCTGAAGCCATCCTGCGCCTCAGCGGACGCCGAGTGCACCCTGCCTCAGGTCGTACGTACCATGTCGTGTTCCATCCCCCCAAGGTGGCAGGCAAGGACGATGTCACGGGAGAGGATCTGGTCCAGCGGGCCGACGACAGCGAGGAGGCCGTGCGCACCCGACTTCAAGTGTACCGGCAGCAAACGGAACCCGTGGTGCGATGGTACCGCCAGTGGGCCGCACTGAACGACCCACAAGCGCCCCGGTATTACCGAGTATCGGCTGCTGGTACGCCCGATGAGGTCGCGGCGCGCTTAGCTGCGGTGCTTCAGCCGGGCGGAGAGCAGGCTCGCGCTGCAGCCTCGCCGGCCTAACCCTGAGCGCAAAGAGTACGAGGGAAATGGTCGCGCTCCCCAGCGCGGCCGGCAGCGAGTGGTGAAGGCGCCCGAACGATCCATCGAGAACGGTCACCCGGGCACAGCGGAACCTTCGCTGGCCCATGCCTTACTCGCTGCCCGCCGATTTTTACAAATCACTTGGGCGTTTGCGGCCGCCGTTCCCCGCTTTCTTTGGCTGCGGTGGCAACTGCGCGGGCAAAGCGACGCGAGCGCCCGCGCCCTGGGGCGCACCTTGGTCCACTTGTGCAGCCGCTTGGGGGCCACGTTCATCAAGATCGGGCAAATTGTGTCGAGCCGCAGCGACTTGCTGCCGGCAAGCTTCGCGCGCGAACTTGCGGCTCTGCAAGACCGCGTGCCGCCGTTTCCATGGGCAACGGTGCGGACCATCGTGGAAACCGAGTTGGGCCGCCCCCTGGCCGAGTTGTTTGCCGAATTTTCCGACGAGCCGGTGGCTGCCGCTTCGGTCGCGCAAGTGCACCGGGCGGTGTGGCGCGACAGCGGAGAAATCGTGGCGGTCAAGGTGCGGCGGCCGGACGTGTTGGAAAAGATCCAGCTCGACCGCGCGGTGCTCCTGTTTTGCAGTCGGTGGCTGGAACGTTTGTTTCCCTCCCTGCGGCTGGTTTCGCTGCACATGCAAATGGCGCAATTTTGTGATGCCGTCGAACGGCAGGTGCACTTCGAGAACGAAGCGCGCAACAACGAACGCTTTCGCGCCAACTTTGCTGGCGATCCTGACATCTCCTTTCCGCGCCTGCTGCGCGAAGCATGCACCGATGCGGTGCTGGTGATGGAGTTCATCGACGGCTTGCAGGAGGCCGACTTGGACCACGCCGCTCTCGATCGCAACCGCATTGTCGCTGCCGGCGTGCGTTGCGTCGGCAAGATGGTGTTCGAGCACGGCTTCGTGCACGCGGATTTGCACCCGGGCAACCTGCGCTTCCTTCCGCCGGGGAGGATCGTGCTGCTCGATCTCGGTTTGGTCGGAGAACTCACACCGGCAGATCGGCAGATCACCGCCGAAACTTTGCTAGCTTTGGTGCAGGGCGATGGCCGGCGCGTGGCGCGCTTGTTTTACGACAATGCGCCGTTTCGCAACGTGCCGGACTACGCCGCATACGAACACGAGATGGAGCAGTTGGTCGGCGAGCTTCGTGGCCGCAGCTTAGCGTCGGCGGAGTTTTCCCGCGACATCGCCAAGATTTTCGACGTTCTTCGGCGCCATCGCGTCCAAGCGCGCGGGCACATGACCATGGTGAATTTGGCGCTCATGACCGCGGAGGGTTTGGGCAAGCGCCTCGACCCCTCATTGGTGCTGGCCGAGGCAGCCCTCCCCTACCTGCTTGCCGGAGTTGGCGGCACCGAAGCGCGAACGCCCGACTCACCCCTGCCCTTGCATACTCCCTTCGCTAGCAGCGAGAGCGGCACGCAGCTTCGCGGCTAGCTCGGCAAGCTCTTGCGGGTCGCCCGCTTGCCGCGCATGCAGGCGCAGGGGCTCGCCCTCCGCACGGGGCATCAAGTGCATGTGGTAGTGGAATACCGTTTGGCCGGCGGCAGCCCCGTTGAGTTGGAACACCATGAGCCCAGCAGGGCGCACCACCGCGCGCAAGGCGTGCGCGACTTTTTTGGCCACTGCCGCGACCGCCACGAGAGCCGCAGCATCGGCTTCGAACAAGTCGGCGTAGTGCGCCTTGGTAACCACCAGGGTATGTCCGGCGCTGACGGGAAAAATGTCGAGAAACACAATGACGCACTCGTCCTCGTACACGCGATGCGCGGGGGCCTCCCCGCGAACAATCTTGCAAAAGATGCACGATTGCATGCCCGACTGCCTACTTCGTTTGCGCGCGCCAAGCTAGCCTGGTCTATGTTGCCCGCTCCTCACCATGGGCCACTCGCCTAACTGGGCGCCAGAGGTGCCTAGGCGCTCTCTTGGATTCTGGCATGCCTAGCTGCGAGCATCGTGCACCCCTTCCGCTTCGGCATCCACTTCCACTCCGGCTAGCACCGTGCTCGAGCCAAAAGCAGCCGCGGATCCGCGGCTTTGCGCGGTTGTTGCCGGCACGGAGAGACTTGCCCGCACCACCCAACGGGACACCAAACGCGGAGCGCGTGTGACCAGTGCCTCTCCGGGTGCGCGGTGAACGACGAGTTACTTGCCTGGCCAGGGTCTCCAGAGCCGCCGGACGCCGAACGCAGCGAGGCCTGCCGACAGCGCCGCCAAGCCCCACAGCGGAGCGACCGGCACCGGAGCCGCACTCCCCCAGAGCGTTTCGTACGCACCCACGTCGCAGCGCAGCCCTTGGGGGCGGCCGATCCCACGCTGATCGGCCGCGACCGGGGCGTTGCTCATGTCCATGCACTGCCCGAGCGGCACGCCATCGATCGCCACACTGCCAGCAAAGAGCGCATGCGTGTCGGTCGGACCGCCATAGTTGGCGAGGGGTCCAAGATTGAGCTGCGTCGAGGTGACTTGAGTGAACGAACTGCAGCTCGCATCGGTGGCGAGGTTCACTCCACTGGCCGTTACAGCTCCACTGCAATTGCTCGAGATGTTGTCTCCCACGATCGAATTCCGCACGGCAAAGCTGCCCGACGCCCCGTTGTTGTTCTGGATCCCCCCACCAGCCGCGTTGTTCGCCACCGTAACGAAGCTCGCAGTCACCGTGCCGCTGGGGTCGTTCAAGATGGCGCCTCCCATACCCATAAAGGAGAAGTTGGCCGAAAGAGTACAATTCAACAACATCAACTGCCCAATGTTGTAAATGCCGCCGCCAAACCAGGCCGCGTTGTTTGCGATCGTGCTGTCGACAATGCTTGCAGTGCCGTTGTTCCAAATGCCGCCGCCTATGTTGGTTGGAGGTACAACAAGGGCATAGTTGTTAGCCACAGTGCTACGCTCGATCGTCAGGATGACTCCCTGGCCATTGGCGATTCCTCCGCCGAGCCCCTGGGAGAGATTGCCGATCACCAGGCTATCGGTCATGCGCACCGTGCCGCTGGACGGCCCGGCCGCAATTCCTCCGCCTTCGGCCATCGCGAAATTCTCCTCGATCCTGCTGTTGCGGAGCAGCAAAGTGGCCCCAGGAGCCACCAACACACCGCCGCCGGTGGGGTCGGAACCGCCGGACCCATCGGCGCACCCGAAAGAGATCGCGACGCCACTCAGCTTCAACACTGCGTTGTTCTGGACGTGGAAGATGCGAAACTCACCCGCAACACTTCCGCCGTCGGGGTCACAGTCGAGCTGAAAATCGCGCGCGACCAGTGTATTGTTCCCTTGGATGGTGACTGTGCTTCCTGTGGTGACGTCGAGGTCGTCCTCATCCGCAGCATTCTCGTCTCCGTTGTTTGGGTCCCGCGATAACGTATACGTTTGCCCGGCCTGCAACACGATGGTGTCAGCTCCTGAACCCGCACCGCAATCGCTCGACCCGCTTTGATTGTCGTTGTTGGCATTGATCACCGCCTCGCGTAACGAGCATTCGCCGTTCGTGTTGCGCTCGTCGGCCGTCGTCGTAACCGAAATGGTGGCGGCTCCTGCCGGCAGGCACCCGAGGAAGCAAATCAGCCCACAAAAAAACGCCGCTGTGCCTAGGCTCACTCGCAGCACGCGCTCGTCGCTAACCCGTAGGCGACACTTGCTAGCCCGCATCGTCCCGTTCCTTTCTCCTTTCCCGCCTCCATGCTGGGCCGAGTGGAACGTCGGCGAACCTGCAATACGGGTAAGGCGTAAGCAGCAGCGGCCCAGGGCATGAATACTCGACTTGAACTATTGTTCCGCACAGTCCTCCTCGACCTTGAGGGCCGCGAGCCCGGGGCTGCTGGGGAAGTGACCCGCAGGGTACGTCACTCGTCGCCTACTACGGATTGCCGCCACCAGTCAAGCGAAAACTGCGGCAGAACCGTTATCAGGATTGGGGAGCAGAGTTCTCGAATAGGGCGCTGGCTTCGGAGCGAGCAATAGGGGCAAGGGGATCGCGAGCGTTAATCGCGAAGGACACGATCGTGCGGCCACCAGCCGGTCGCCCCCCCCACGCGAGTGTGGCGGATGGCAACAGCGTGCCGTGGATGTGCACTCCCTTGGGTCTTCGATGAGCAAGCGCCCAGGTTGACAACTCTGCGCCACATCAGCGAAACGGAAGCCGTGAAGTGGTTCTTGCTCGCGGTTGGGGCCGCGCTGGTGTTGATCGGGGCAACGGTGTTGTACATGCTCCCGAATGCGGTGGACCGCCGCTTCAACCGCATTCTCCCTGCCGACCCTTACCCAGTGCGCGACGACGTCCGTACTTGGTTTCAGGGCTTGTTTGTCGCCGACCTGCATGCCGATACGCTGCTGTGGCAGCGGGAACTTGGCGTGGAAGCCGATCATGGGCATGTCGACCTACCCCGCTTGCTGCGCGGCAATGTGGCCCTCCAGGTGTTCACCGCAGTCACTAAAGTCCCAACCGGTTTAAATTACGAAGCGAACGACGCTCATTCGGACATGATCCGTTGGCTTGCGGTCATCCAGCGCTGGCCCTGGCCCACGTGGAACAGCTTGCTGGAACGCGCACTGTACCAAAGCGAACGCTTGCGGGTGGCTGCCGAGGCGGCGCACGGTCAACTGCTTCTCGTCCGCAACCAGCAGGACTTGCAAGCCCTGATGGCCGAGCGACAGCGAGGCCGCGGGGTGGTAGGCGCCGTGCTCGGCGTCGAGGGCTTGCATTGTCTCGAAGGGCGAGCGGAAAACCTCGAGCGCCTTTACGAAGCTGGCTACCGCGCCGTCGGCCTCGCGCACTTTTTCGATAATGAAATCGGTGGCTCGGCCCACGGTCAGGAAAAGGGCGGGCTTACGGCGTTGGGAGCCGAGGTGGTTCGCCGCGCCGAAGCTCGCGGCATGATTATTGACCTCGCCCATGCCTCACCCGCGCTCTTTGCCGACGTCATTGCGCGAGTGACCCGG
It encodes the following:
- a CDS encoding HIT domain-containing protein, coding for MQSCIFCKIVRGEAPAHRVYEDECVIVFLDIFPVSAGHTLVVTKAHYADLFEADAAALVAVAAVAKKVAHALRAVVRPAGLMVFQLNGAAAGQTVFHYHMHLMPRAEGEPLRLHARQAGDPQELAELAAKLRAALAASEGSMQGQG
- a CDS encoding AarF/UbiB family protein; translation: MKAPERSIENGHPGTAEPSLAHALLAARRFLQITWAFAAAVPRFLWLRWQLRGQSDASARALGRTLVHLCSRLGATFIKIGQIVSSRSDLLPASFARELAALQDRVPPFPWATVRTIVETELGRPLAELFAEFSDEPVAAASVAQVHRAVWRDSGEIVAVKVRRPDVLEKIQLDRAVLLFCSRWLERLFPSLRLVSLHMQMAQFCDAVERQVHFENEARNNERFRANFAGDPDISFPRLLREACTDAVLVMEFIDGLQEADLDHAALDRNRIVAAGVRCVGKMVFEHGFVHADLHPGNLRFLPPGRIVLLDLGLVGELTPADRQITAETLLALVQGDGRRVARLFYDNAPFRNVPDYAAYEHEMEQLVGELRGRSLASAEFSRDIAKIFDVLRRHRVQARGHMTMVNLALMTAEGLGKRLDPSLVLAEAALPYLLAGVGGTEARTPDSPLPLHTPFASSESGTQLRG
- a CDS encoding dipeptidase produces the protein MKWFLLAVGAALVLIGATVLYMLPNAVDRRFNRILPADPYPVRDDVRTWFQGLFVADLHADTLLWQRELGVEADHGHVDLPRLLRGNVALQVFTAVTKVPTGLNYEANDAHSDMIRWLAVIQRWPWPTWNSLLERALYQSERLRVAAEAAHGQLLLVRNQQDLQALMAERQRGRGVVGAVLGVEGLHCLEGRAENLERLYEAGYRAVGLAHFFDNEIGGSAHGQEKGGLTALGAEVVRRAEARGMIIDLAHASPALFADVIARVTRPPIVSHTGVKGTCGSVRNLSDEQLRAVAAKGGVVGIGYWDGAVCEPKLANVVRAIVYAVRLIGAEHVALGSDFDGGTTTPFDTTGIVQLAQALLDAGLTRPEVALVLGGNVQRLFAQLLP
- a CDS encoding cation:proton antiporter; the protein is MSEHLAGETLVLVAASAIGVWLCARLRLPVVLGYLLAGLVVGPHGMHFVGETSGVRFLAELGVVFLMFTIGLDFSLTTLWGARRAVFGAGTLQVGLTTLAVTLGSLLAGLELDQAILIGGAVSMSSTALALKQLGDQGELFTHYGRIVVGILLFQDLATLPFLVLVGLRATPTPVAGWEIVSAFALVSVAILFVAVFGRPLLHGLLGTVARMRSNELMLLTALLLALGTGFAARALGFSTPIGAFLVGMVLGETDFRHQIEDDVRPFRELFLGLFFVTVGMTIDTPSFLSAWPSVLGCTALFIVGKALLVVLVGTFARWSRGVAVRTALILAHGGEFGLLLLSEAFQGELLPAQVAQPLLGGLLLSMAVAPFLIGRNEQLARRLARVRPSSAEEDQEAWVQAEHERLEGHVLLLGCGRVGRLVAAVLEAAEVPYLAFESDPARFQEAKRQGHRVILADAGRLRLLDAAGVARCKLIVMTFSYPRLVERILHHARERNPAVPAIVSANEETELPMLAQAGVTAVFPENLAVGLALGNQALLLLGRSHEEAARVVTELRALLNPELAGHIGV
- a CDS encoding phosphate-starvation-inducible PsiE family protein, with product GLGDVYKRQEFNHTVLYMVRRQESVVQARIVIWIALLALARKFIVLDISTTSPEHMFGLAAITVALGVTLWLSGRGQTAPSSNV
- the adk gene encoding adenylate kinase — protein: MTSERDRRIVLIAPPGAGKSTQATRLAEQLGIPWISTGELLRAAVRDGTPLGQAARGYMDRGEMVPDDVVIALVRERLASPDCQNGFILDGFPRTTAQAEALRAAGVTLDYVIELDLDDAEAILRLSGRRVHPASGRTYHVVFHPPKVAGKDDVTGEDLVQRADDSEEAVRTRLQVYRQQTEPVVRWYRQWAALNDPQAPRYYRVSAAGTPDEVAARLAAVLQPGGEQARAAASPA
- a CDS encoding CSLREA domain-containing protein; protein product: MRASKCRLRVSDERVLRVSLGTAAFFCGLICFLGCLPAGAATISVTTTADERNTNGECSLREAVINANNDNQSGSSDCGAGSGADTIVLQAGQTYTLSRDPNNGDENAADEDDLDVTTGSTVTIQGNNTLVARDFQLDCDPDGGSVAGEFRIFHVQNNAVLKLSGVAISFGCADGSGGSDPTGGGVLVAPGATLLLRNSRIEENFAMAEGGGIAAGPSSGTVRMTDSLVIGNLSQGLGGGIANGQGVILTIERSTVANNYALVVPPTNIGGGIWNNGTASIVDSTIANNAAWFGGGIYNIGQLMLLNCTLSANFSFMGMGGAILNDPSGTVTASFVTVANNAAGGGIQNNNGASGSFAVRNSIVGDNISSNCSGAVTASGVNLATDASCSSFTQVTSTQLNLGPLANYGGPTDTHALFAGSVAIDGVPLGQCMDMSNAPVAADQRGIGRPQGLRCDVGAYETLWGSAAPVPVAPLWGLAALSAGLAAFGVRRLWRPWPGK